Proteins from one Juglans microcarpa x Juglans regia isolate MS1-56 chromosome 1S, Jm3101_v1.0, whole genome shotgun sequence genomic window:
- the LOC121245779 gene encoding protein SINE3-like yields the protein MQRLDVSRPVGNILKLLIFPAKQSEMKEVPTPGKEQARPSEHLDLRSKESSSKKLPKTVKKSLNAAFTSLSEDVTQSTKESLDLFSISEIAGSDHIGEESFLMAVNPALSASSESLGTSALTLSSTVTVDMEESGHLHETFELGGSKISSVEAEIAVDFLKRSRSQVLKSADVDPQSKRIMDALIEIVIDEFHFRQEEKDHFAELIIMKTQILLLCFFLWILAVAVAFFFGSAIQNSSSGPLPT from the exons ATGCAACGTCTAGATGTTTCCCGACCAgttggaaatattttgaaattgctAATTTTTCCCGCAAAACAGAGCGAAATGAAGGAGGTCCCAACACCAGGGAAGGAACAGGCTCGTCCCTCAGAGCACTTGGATCTGAGATCCAAAGAATCCTCGTCGAAGAAGCTACCAAAG ACCGTGAAGAAAAGCTTGAACGCTGCATTTACGTCGCTTTCCGAAGATGTTACACAATCTACAAAGGAATCTTTGGATTTATTTTCGATTTCTGAGATCGCTGGCTCTGATCACATTGGAGAAGAA aGCTTCTTGATGGCTGTGAACCCGGCTCTTTCTGCTTCATCAGAATCACTGGGTACTTCCGCCCTTACTCTGTCGTCCACAGTCACAGTTGACATGGAGGAATCAGGACACCTTCATGAAACCTTCGAGCTGGGCGGTTCCAAGATAAGCTCTGTGGAGGCGGAGATCGCGGTCGATTTTCTCAAAAGAAGTCGGTCTCAGGTCCTGAAGTCGGCGGATGTAGATCCTCAATCTAAGAGGATTATGGATGCACTAATCGAGATCGTTATTGACGAGTTCCACTTTCGGCAAGAAGAGAAAGACCACTTTGCCGAACTCATTATCATGAAAACTCAGATTCTTCTCCTCTGTTTCTTCTTGTGGATCCTTGCCGTGGCAGTAGCTTTCTTCTTCGGTTCAGCGATCCAAAACTCTTCCAGCGGACCTCTTCCAACCTGA